Proteins from a genomic interval of Helicoverpa zea isolate HzStark_Cry1AcR chromosome 13, ilHelZeax1.1, whole genome shotgun sequence:
- the LOC124635927 gene encoding apoptosis-inducing factor 1, mitochondrial-like isoform X2, which translates to MLDCTKGTNKGQCSLKPVVTPEPPPPPPPPSFPWMYFWALLSFFGAFGLMYKLYLWRRMQEVTKEKPVWRPRRKMKRPYNERDIPACVQYLIIGTGAAGWAAYKAIMEHDKTAKVFFVTKEDSFPYKRPPLSKQMWFEEDPPDPKILKYVEDGRRQTMFNADCGDFLDPVVFYRKKTGPALSIATGWCVVRLDADDHVAYVKTMSGEHPIYYERCLLAPGSKPRTLDIIKSAPKAVREKVCTMRTVRDLELAYRKVKEAKHVTVIGAGPLGCELAWHLGKMNKMMPLEDGPGRVITHVYKDKGILSGILPEYLGVWAAELIKCEGVTQVPKAQVYDVFESVDGRLELTLSNGQSLVTDFAFVAVGAEPRVDLAEGSYLERDEINGGYLVNTELEARTHLYIAGDAASYYSQEKDTRMRADHVINAEEQGYIAGSNMTGYWMPCNMEPNWWVRLGDLLQMEVVGEVGACMPIVGLFKECTDEESIKEAETMTNAGERQGCFQSRSAEYVNRYKRGLLFYLRDEVVVGFVFWNMPAIEDRREVATELLRAKPTYQDINVLAELLGFPSTRCVYKKDEVVVAEVGPCLTNWKVW; encoded by the exons atgtataaattatatttatggaGGAGAATGCAGGAGGTAACGAAAGAAAAACCTGTgt GGCGGCCTCGAAGGAAGATGAAGCGGCCGTACAACGAGCGCGACATTCCCGCTTGCGTTCAGTATCTCATAATAGGCACGGGCGCCGCCGGCTGGGCCGCATACAAGGCCATTATGGAACACGACAAAACTGCTAAG GTATTCTTCGTAACGAAAGAAGATTCCTTCCCCTACAAGCGGCCGCCGCTTAGTAAGCAAATGTGGTTTGAAGAAGATCCTCCTGACCCGAAGATTTTGAAGTATGTCGAAGACGGACGAAGACAAAC AATGTTTAATGCAGATTGCGGAGATTTCTTAGATCCCGTTGTATTTTATCGGAAAAAGACGGGCCCGGCGTTGTCGATCGCGACGGGCTGGTGTGTGGTCCGACTGGACGCTGACGACCACGTGGCCTACGTCAAGACCATGAGTGGGGAGCATCCGATATACTACGAGCGGTGTCTGTTGGCCCCCG GTTCAAAACCAAGAACTCTTGACATCATAAAATCCGCTCCGAAGGCAGTACGGGAAAAAGTTTGCACCATGCGTACAGTTAGGGATTTGGAGCTAGCGTACAG GAAAGTCAAAGAAGCGAAGCATGTAACAGTCATAGGCGCCGGCCCTCTGGGCTGCGAGCTCGCGTGGCATCTGGGCAAAATGA ATAAAATGATGCCGTTAGAGGACGGGCCGGGCAGGGTGATAACACACGTGTACAAGGACAAGGGCATACTGTCGGGCATCCTGCCGGAGTACCTCGGCGTGTGGGCCGCTGAGCTCATCAAGTGCGAGGGTGTCACGCAAGTGCCCAAAG CTCAAGTATACGATGTGTTCGAGTCAGTAGACGGGAGACTCGAGCTCACGCTGTCCAACGGCCAGTCTTTAGTCACGGACTTC GCTTTCGTGGCAGTAGGCGCGGAGCCGCGCGTGGACCTGGCCGAGGGCTCGTACCTGGAGCGCGACGAGATCAACGGCGGCTACCTGGTGAACACCGAGCTGGAGGCCCGGACTCACCTGTACATCGCCGGCGACGCCGCCAGCTACTACTCGCAGGAGAAGGACACGCGCATGCGCGCCGACCACGTCATCAACGCCGAGGAGCAGGGCTACATCGCCGGCTCCAACATGACCGGCTACTGGATGCCCTGCAACATGGAGCCCAACTGGTGGGTGCGCCTCGGCGATCTGCTGCAGATGGAG GTAGTCGGCGAAGTGGGTGCATGCATGCCCATCGTGGGGCTTTTCAAGGAATGTACGGACGAAGAATCCATTAAGGAGGCCGAGACAATGACCAACGCGGGCGAAAGGCAAGGCTGCTTCCAGAGCAG GAGCGCGGAGTACGTGAACCGGTACAAGCGCGGCCTGCTCTTCTACTTGCGCGACGAGGTGGTGGTCGGCTTCGTGTTCTGGAACATGCCGGCCATCGAGGACCGCAGGGAAGTGGCCACTGAG TTGCTTCGCGCGAAGCCTACGTACCAAGACATCAACGTGCTGGCGGAGCTACTGGGCTTCCCGAGCACACGATGTGTGTACAAGAAGGACGAGGTAGTGGTCGCTGAAGTTGGGCCTTGTTTAACTAA ttggaaagtatggtaa
- the LOC124635927 gene encoding apoptosis-inducing factor 1, mitochondrial-like isoform X1, with product MLDCTKGTNKGQCSLKPVVTPEPPPPPPPPSFPWMYFWALLSFFGAFGLMYKLYLWRRMQEVTKEKPVWRPRRKMKRPYNERDIPACVQYLIIGTGAAGWAAYKAIMEHDKTAKVFFVTKEDSFPYKRPPLSKQMWFEEDPPDPKILKYVEDGRRQTMFNADCGDFLDPVVFYRKKTGPALSIATGWCVVRLDADDHVAYVKTMSGEHPIYYERCLLAPGSKPRTLDIIKSAPKAVREKVCTMRTVRDLELAYRKVKEAKHVTVIGAGPLGCELAWHLGKMNKMMPLEDGPGRVITHVYKDKGILSGILPEYLGVWAAELIKCEGVTQVPKAQVYDVFESVDGRLELTLSNGQSLVTDFAFVAVGAEPRVDLAEGSYLERDEINGGYLVNTELEARTHLYIAGDAASYYSQEKDTRMRADHVINAEEQGYIAGSNMTGYWMPCNMEPNWWVRLGDLLQMEVVGEVGACMPIVGLFKECTDEESIKEAETMTNAGERQGCFQSRSAEYVNRYKRGLLFYLRDEVVVGFVFWNMPAIEDRREVATELLRAKPTYQDINVLAELLGFPSTRCVYKKDEVVVAEVGPCLTNDCKPKPTSKKDCPTITRHRYP from the exons atgtataaattatatttatggaGGAGAATGCAGGAGGTAACGAAAGAAAAACCTGTgt GGCGGCCTCGAAGGAAGATGAAGCGGCCGTACAACGAGCGCGACATTCCCGCTTGCGTTCAGTATCTCATAATAGGCACGGGCGCCGCCGGCTGGGCCGCATACAAGGCCATTATGGAACACGACAAAACTGCTAAG GTATTCTTCGTAACGAAAGAAGATTCCTTCCCCTACAAGCGGCCGCCGCTTAGTAAGCAAATGTGGTTTGAAGAAGATCCTCCTGACCCGAAGATTTTGAAGTATGTCGAAGACGGACGAAGACAAAC AATGTTTAATGCAGATTGCGGAGATTTCTTAGATCCCGTTGTATTTTATCGGAAAAAGACGGGCCCGGCGTTGTCGATCGCGACGGGCTGGTGTGTGGTCCGACTGGACGCTGACGACCACGTGGCCTACGTCAAGACCATGAGTGGGGAGCATCCGATATACTACGAGCGGTGTCTGTTGGCCCCCG GTTCAAAACCAAGAACTCTTGACATCATAAAATCCGCTCCGAAGGCAGTACGGGAAAAAGTTTGCACCATGCGTACAGTTAGGGATTTGGAGCTAGCGTACAG GAAAGTCAAAGAAGCGAAGCATGTAACAGTCATAGGCGCCGGCCCTCTGGGCTGCGAGCTCGCGTGGCATCTGGGCAAAATGA ATAAAATGATGCCGTTAGAGGACGGGCCGGGCAGGGTGATAACACACGTGTACAAGGACAAGGGCATACTGTCGGGCATCCTGCCGGAGTACCTCGGCGTGTGGGCCGCTGAGCTCATCAAGTGCGAGGGTGTCACGCAAGTGCCCAAAG CTCAAGTATACGATGTGTTCGAGTCAGTAGACGGGAGACTCGAGCTCACGCTGTCCAACGGCCAGTCTTTAGTCACGGACTTC GCTTTCGTGGCAGTAGGCGCGGAGCCGCGCGTGGACCTGGCCGAGGGCTCGTACCTGGAGCGCGACGAGATCAACGGCGGCTACCTGGTGAACACCGAGCTGGAGGCCCGGACTCACCTGTACATCGCCGGCGACGCCGCCAGCTACTACTCGCAGGAGAAGGACACGCGCATGCGCGCCGACCACGTCATCAACGCCGAGGAGCAGGGCTACATCGCCGGCTCCAACATGACCGGCTACTGGATGCCCTGCAACATGGAGCCCAACTGGTGGGTGCGCCTCGGCGATCTGCTGCAGATGGAG GTAGTCGGCGAAGTGGGTGCATGCATGCCCATCGTGGGGCTTTTCAAGGAATGTACGGACGAAGAATCCATTAAGGAGGCCGAGACAATGACCAACGCGGGCGAAAGGCAAGGCTGCTTCCAGAGCAG GAGCGCGGAGTACGTGAACCGGTACAAGCGCGGCCTGCTCTTCTACTTGCGCGACGAGGTGGTGGTCGGCTTCGTGTTCTGGAACATGCCGGCCATCGAGGACCGCAGGGAAGTGGCCACTGAG TTGCTTCGCGCGAAGCCTACGTACCAAGACATCAACGTGCTGGCGGAGCTACTGGGCTTCCCGAGCACACGATGTGTGTACAAGAAGGACGAGGTAGTGGTCGCTGAAGTTGGGCCTTGTTTAACTAA TGACTGTAAACCCAAACCAACTTCGAAAAAAGATTGTCCGACAATAACGCGACACCGATATCCGTAG